From Argopecten irradians isolate NY chromosome 2, Ai_NY, whole genome shotgun sequence, the proteins below share one genomic window:
- the LOC138315053 gene encoding sepiapterin reductase-like: MPMLHVQQKMSEANMEKKQENVFLRKSFVAITGASRGLGRSMALQFVDKLPPTSVIVLMARNEQALQSVKSEIVSKTTTVTVLVQQFDQGNVEKDNFKGMFDQILSQNKLSSNDFEQFMVVHNCAVITAASKNVLDLCDAEEVRSAFDINVTGMILLNTSFFQTFSDSSKSRVVVNVSSSAAANPIQCMHLYCAGKAARDMYMRVLAAEEPSLRILTFAPGASDTDMMRGVESCCLNKELIGLLKHFREIGKMTKPDTPISKMVEILEENKFENAVYMESDKVF, translated from the exons ATGCCTATGCTACACGTACAGCAGAAGATGTCGGAAGCTAACATGGAGAAGAAAcaagaaaatgtttttcttaGAAAGAGTTTTGTGGCCATTACTGGTGCTAGTAGAGGATTAGGAAGAAGCATGGCACTACAGTTTGTGGATAAGTTACCCCCTACCTCTGTCATAGTACTCATGGCAAGGAATGAGCAGGCGTTACAATCTGTGAAATCAGAAATTGTATCCAAGACAACCACTGTTACAGTGCTGGTACAGCAATTTGACCAAGGAAATGTAGAAAAAGATAACTTCAAAGGAATGTTCGACCAAATTCTATCACAAAACAAACTCTCATCAAATGATTTTGAACAATTTATGGTCGTACATAATTGTGCTGTTATAACTGCGGCGTCAAAAAATGTTTTGGATCTTTGCGATGCCGAGGAAGTGAGAAGTGCATTTGACATCAACGTCACTGGAATGATCCTACTAAATACAAGTTTCTTCCAAACATTTTCCGATTCCTCGAAATCTCGCGTGGTTGTCAATGTTTCATCGTCAGCTGCTGCAAACCCAATACAATGCATGCACCTTTATTGCGCAG gTAAAGCGGCCAGGGACATGTACATGCGCGTGCTGGCAGCAGAAGAACCGTCCTTAAGGATACTGACCTTTGCCCCCGGGGCGTCGGACACGGACATGATGAGAGGCGTTGAAAGCTGCTGTCTTAATAAGGAGCTGATTGGATTGTTAAAAC atTTCCGAGAAATTGGCAAAATGACGAAGCCGGACACACCAATCTCTAAAATGGTGGAGATACTTGAGGAgaacaagtttgaaaatgcTGTTTACATGGAGAGTGACAAAGTGTTTTAA